One genomic segment of Vicingaceae bacterium includes these proteins:
- the ruvA gene encoding Holliday junction ATP-dependent DNA helicase RuvA: protein MFAYISGKISEIFPNYLIIDCQGVGYFVHISLQTYSKLQNTQQALIYTQLIIREDAHLLYGFATKEEKELFNLLIGISGIGPSTALIMLSSHSPDEIKQAISTGNTSLLKSIKGIGGKTAERIIVELKDKIGHFSKTGEKIAIVHNKNREDALMALVGLGFNKTAADKVLSKLFAENPELSTEEAIKAALKQL, encoded by the coding sequence ATGTTTGCCTATATTTCCGGTAAAATTTCAGAGATATTTCCCAATTATCTTATCATCGATTGTCAAGGTGTGGGTTATTTTGTCCATATTTCCCTTCAAACCTACTCAAAACTTCAAAATACACAACAAGCTCTTATATACACTCAGTTAATCATACGTGAAGACGCACACCTTCTATATGGTTTTGCCACCAAAGAAGAGAAAGAACTTTTTAACCTCTTGATCGGCATTTCGGGCATTGGGCCGTCCACAGCCCTGATAATGCTTTCATCCCACTCACCCGATGAGATCAAACAGGCCATATCAACCGGAAATACTTCTCTCTTAAAAAGTATCAAAGGCATTGGGGGAAAAACAGCTGAAAGAATCATTGTCGAATTAAAAGATAAAATCGGCCATTTTTCTAAAACGGGAGAAAAAATTGCAATTGTACATAATAAAAATCGTGAAGATGCGTTAATGGCTCTTGTGGGGCTAGGATTTAATAAAACGGCGGCAGATAAGGTTTTAAGCAAGTTGTTTGCCGAAAATCCGGAATTGTCCACAGAAGAGGCAATTAAAGCGGCCTTAAAACAGCTTTAG